The Pochonia chlamydosporia 170 chromosome 3, whole genome shotgun sequence genome contains the following window.
ATTTGGGTGTGAGTTGAATCCTTATATTGGGCTCTCTTCCCACATTCCTGCGTCATTGCATCCCAGACAGTCTTGGATCTAATCTGTTCACTTAGATCCATTGTCAACACGGATGTTATCAGATGGAGTTGCTATACTAAACACCACATGCGTCCATCGACCAATATCAACACCTATCACAAACACCAGAACCTAATTCTCAACATACCTAATGGTAGTAAACCGCCATCATGACCGGACTCACGCGCTTCCTCTCCCGCCCCGTCAACAAGCCCTACCGCACAAAAGACCTCGACCACACGGAACCGCCCTTCCTCAACGACCAAGgcctcctcgccttctcgCCAAATGACATCGAGAACCCGCAAAACTGGTCCACCCCCCGACGCATCACCGTCACGATATGCGCCGTCATGCTCGTCATGAACGCGACGTTCGCATCCAGCGCCCCCAGCGGGTGCATCCCCTCCATCGCCAAGGACTTCGACATATCAACTGAAGCGGCGGCACTCACAATCACCCTCTTCCTGCTGGGCTACTGCGCCGGGCCGCTGCTCTTCGCGCCGCTGAGCGAGCTCTACGGCCGGCGGTGGATCTTCTACATCTCCTTCACTATGTACAtcgccttcaacttcctGTGCGCGTTTGCCCCCAACTTCGGCAGCCTTCTGGTCGGGCGGTTCCTCACGGGGACGCTCGTCTCCGCCCCGTTGAGCAACTCGCCTGGTGTGCTGGCCGATATCTGGAGTCCGCTGGAGCGGGCCAACGCCATGGCTCTTTTCTCGACCATGGTCTGGATCGGTCCGGCGCTAGGCCCTGTTGTTGCAGGCTTTCTGGAGCTCAAGAAAGATTGGCACTGGGCTTTCTACGTGCTCATCTGGTTGGGAGCAGGAACATGGATCATCATGCTCACCATTCCAGAGACTCACGGTCCAACTATCCTCCTTCACAAGGCGAGGCGTGTGAGAAAGGCGAAGCTACCCGGGTATGAAGACGTCAAGGCCCCTGCTGAGATGCAGGACCGATCTATCAAGAGCGTCTTTAGCGTTGCCCTAACCAGACCCTGGATTATTCTATTCGACCCTATTTCACTACTGTGCGCAATCTATCTTGCGGTGGTGTATATGCTTCTGTATATGCTCTTCAGCATCTACCCCATTGTATTCCAAGAACGTCGCGGATGGAACTCCGGCGTAGGAGAACTACCCCTTATCGGAACAGTAGTCGGTGCTGTCCTCGGCGGCGCCATCGTCCTCTACGACACCAAACGACGCTCCAACAAGATCAAACGAGGCGAGCTCAAGGTCGAACTCATGGAGCCAGAGGATCGTCTTCCCCTAGCCATGGTTGGCGGTATTGGTTTCGCAGCAGCCATGTTCTGGTTCGCATGGACAGCCGAGTTCAAGTACGTTCATCTCCCATCACCACTTTACACGAAAACTAACAAACTTCAGTTCCGTACATTGGATCGTGCCCACCATTGCGGGCGGCCTCCTCTCCACGTTCATGCTCCTCATCTTCGTAGCATACCTCAACTATCTCGTCGACGTATACCTCATGTACGCTGCCTccgccatcgccgccaacacaATCGCCCGATCTGCCTGCGGTGCCGCTGCGCCCCTCTTCACCAACCAGATGTTTCATGCGCTGGgcgtcggcggcggcggtagTCTTGTCGCCGGCGTGGCTACGCTTCTTGCGGTTGTGCCGTTCGTGTTCTACAAGTACGGCAAGGCAATCCGCATTCGAAGCAAGTTTGCTCCTACGAACACGAAGGAGAAGCGTCgtgttgaggatgaagaggccAATCCAACTGATTTTGCTGGTCAAAGCTCCTCTGAAGTCGATAGCTCTACTGATGTGGAATCATCACACTCGTCTGTTCACGATGAGAAGGCTAAAGAACAAAATCTGTCTACTGGCACTGGGGTTTTGTCTCCGCACGAGCCAGTAACATCTGATtcaaaagcagcaaaagcatAGCTAATTTCTACACTAATATAGAAAACAGAGGGAAATGGGGGCACATTAAAGGGCGCCTTAGAGAACGGGTGTTTTACCTCACCATATTTCAAGCCTGAATAGCACACATTGTACATTACACGCATATCCTAGAAATTTCACATAGCGAGCA
Protein-coding sequences here:
- a CDS encoding benomyl/methotrexate resistance protein (similar to Marssonina brunnea f. sp. 'multigermtubi' MB_m1 XP_007294158.1), coding for MTGLTRFLSRPVNKPYRTKDLDHTEPPFLNDQGLLAFSPNDIENPQNWSTPRRITVTICAVMLVMNATFASSAPSGCIPSIAKDFDISTEAAALTITLFLLGYCAGPLLFAPLSELYGRRWIFYISFTMYIAFNFLCAFAPNFGSLLVGRFLTGTLVSAPLSNSPGVLADIWSPLERANAMALFSTMVWIGPALGPVVAGFLELKKDWHWAFYVLIWLGAGTWIIMLTIPETHGPTILLHKARRVRKAKLPGYEDVKAPAEMQDRSIKSVFSVALTRPWIILFDPISLLCAIYLAVVYMLLYMLFSIYPIVFQERRGWNSGVGELPLIGTVVGAVLGGAIVLYDTKRRSNKIKRGELKVELMEPEDRLPLAMVGGIGFAAAMFWFAWTAEFNSVHWIVPTIAGGLLSTFMLLIFVAYLNYLVDVYLMYAASAIAANTIARSACGAAAPLFTNQMFHALGVGGGGSLVAGVATLLAVVPFVFYKYGKAIRIRSKFAPTNTKEKRRVEDEEANPTDFAGQSSSEVDSSTDVESSHSSVHDEKAKEQNLSTGTGVLSPHEPVTSDSKAAKA